In a genomic window of Mycolicibacter heraklionensis:
- a CDS encoding PE family protein, with protein MTFVNTQPEALTAAAGNLAAIGSALSAQNAAAATPTTGVVPAAADEVSALTAAQFAAHASMYQAISAQAEAIHQAFVATLNTSANTYAATEAANAASAG; from the coding sequence ATGACTTTTGTGAACACCCAACCGGAGGCGCTGACGGCGGCTGCGGGCAATCTGGCCGCCATCGGTTCGGCGCTCAGTGCTCAGAACGCCGCGGCGGCAACGCCGACCACCGGTGTGGTTCCGGCCGCTGCTGATGAGGTTTCGGCACTGACTGCTGCGCAGTTCGCCGCGCACGCCAGCATGTACCAGGCCATCAGCGCCCAGGCGGAGGCCATCCACCAAGCGTTCGTGGCCACCTTGAACACCAGCGCCAACACCTACGCAGCGACCGAGGCGGCTAACGCCGCGTCGGCCGGATAG
- a CDS encoding WXG100 family type VII secretion target — MATRFMTDPDAMRSMAGRFDVHAQTVEDEARRMWASSTNISGAGWGGLAERTSMDTMGQMQTAFRNIVNMLHGVRDGLIRDANHYEQQEAASQQILSS; from the coding sequence ATGGCAACACGTTTTATGACTGATCCGGACGCGATGCGTTCGATGGCGGGCCGTTTTGATGTGCATGCGCAGACGGTGGAGGACGAGGCGCGTCGGATGTGGGCGTCGTCGACCAACATCTCCGGTGCTGGCTGGGGTGGTCTGGCGGAGCGGACGTCGATGGACACCATGGGTCAGATGCAGACCGCGTTTCGCAACATCGTGAACATGCTGCACGGGGTGCGGGATGGGTTGATTCGCGACGCGAACCACTACGAGCAGCAGGAAGCTGCTTCTCAGCAGATCCTGTCGAGCTAG
- the eccA gene encoding type VII secretion AAA-ATPase EccA encodes MVAGMLASGISVNGLQPSHNPQVALQMFTTATTIDPSMCDAWLARVLAGDSDIEVLANAWSTVRTFGWETRRLGLSDLEFHPEVSDGMFLRLRITSVESLAAAYAAALAEAKRYEEAAKLLDGIEPRNPFETELVSYVRGLLYFRTGRWPDVLKQFPAAAPWRQPELKAAAAAMATTALASLGVFEEATRRAQEAIEGDRVPGAANVALYTQGMCLRHLGREDEAAELLRRVYSRDSKFTPAREALDNPDFRLVLTDPETIEARTDPWDPDSAPTREQAEAHRHAEEAARYLAEGDAELAAMLGMEQAKREIKLIKATTKVNLARAKMGLPVPVTSRHTLLLGPPGTGKTSVARAFTKQLCGLTVLRKPLVVETNRSKLLGRYMADAEKNTEELLEGALGGAVFFDEMHTLHERGYSQGDAYGNAIINTLLLYMENHRDELVVFGAGYANAMDKMLEVNQGLRRRFSTVIEFYSYTPPELLELTKMMGAENEDVVSDEAVEGLLPHYTRFYADENYSEDGDLIRGIDVLGNAGFVRNVVEKARDHRSFRLDDSELDAVLAGDVTDFSDEWLHKFKELTREDLAEGLSAAVAEKKPS; translated from the coding sequence ATGGTCGCGGGCATGCTGGCCTCCGGGATCTCGGTCAACGGGCTGCAGCCCAGCCATAATCCGCAGGTCGCGCTGCAGATGTTCACCACTGCCACCACGATCGACCCGAGCATGTGCGACGCCTGGCTGGCCCGGGTGCTGGCCGGTGACTCCGATATCGAGGTGCTGGCAAACGCCTGGTCGACGGTGCGCACATTCGGCTGGGAGACCCGCCGACTCGGCCTGTCCGACCTGGAATTCCATCCGGAGGTTTCCGACGGGATGTTCCTGCGGCTGCGGATCACCAGCGTGGAATCGCTGGCCGCCGCCTACGCCGCCGCGCTGGCCGAAGCCAAACGCTACGAAGAGGCGGCGAAGCTGCTCGACGGCATCGAGCCGCGGAACCCCTTCGAAACCGAACTGGTCAGCTATGTCCGGGGTCTGCTGTACTTCCGGACCGGGCGCTGGCCGGACGTGCTCAAGCAGTTCCCCGCAGCGGCCCCCTGGCGTCAGCCCGAGCTCAAGGCGGCAGCGGCGGCGATGGCCACCACCGCGCTGGCCTCGCTGGGGGTGTTCGAGGAGGCGACGCGGCGGGCTCAAGAGGCGATCGAGGGCGACCGGGTTCCCGGTGCCGCCAACGTCGCGCTCTACACCCAAGGCATGTGCCTGCGGCATCTGGGCCGCGAGGACGAGGCCGCCGAGTTGCTGCGCCGGGTTTATTCGCGGGACTCGAAGTTCACACCGGCCCGCGAAGCACTGGACAATCCCGACTTTCGGCTGGTGCTGACCGACCCGGAGACCATCGAGGCCCGCACGGACCCGTGGGACCCCGACAGTGCCCCCACGCGGGAACAGGCCGAAGCCCACCGGCATGCCGAGGAGGCCGCCCGCTATCTGGCCGAAGGCGACGCGGAGCTGGCCGCCATGCTCGGCATGGAGCAGGCCAAGCGGGAGATCAAGCTGATCAAGGCGACCACCAAGGTGAACCTGGCGCGCGCCAAGATGGGCCTACCGGTTCCGGTGACGTCGCGGCACACCCTGCTGCTCGGTCCGCCCGGCACCGGCAAGACCTCGGTGGCGCGCGCATTCACCAAGCAGCTGTGCGGCCTGACGGTGCTGCGCAAGCCGCTGGTGGTGGAGACCAACCGCTCCAAGCTGCTGGGCCGCTACATGGCCGATGCCGAGAAGAACACCGAGGAGCTGCTCGAAGGCGCACTCGGTGGTGCGGTGTTCTTCGACGAGATGCATACCCTGCATGAGCGCGGCTACAGCCAGGGCGACGCCTACGGCAACGCGATCATCAACACGTTGCTGCTGTACATGGAGAACCACCGTGACGAGCTGGTGGTGTTCGGCGCCGGCTACGCCAACGCCATGGACAAGATGCTCGAGGTGAACCAGGGCCTGCGGCGCAGGTTCTCCACGGTGATCGAGTTCTACAGCTACACCCCGCCGGAACTGCTGGAACTGACCAAGATGATGGGGGCGGAGAACGAGGACGTGGTCAGTGACGAGGCGGTCGAAGGACTGCTGCCGCACTACACCCGGTTCTACGCCGACGAGAACTACTCCGAAGACGGCGACCTGATCCGCGGTATCGACGTGCTGGGTAATGCCGGATTCGTCCGCAACGTCGTGGAGAAGGCCCGCGACCACCGCAGTTTCCGTCTCGACGATTCTGAACTGGACGCGGTGCTTGCCGGCGATGTCACCGATTTCAGCGACGAATGGCTGCACAAGTTCAAGGAACTGACCCGCGAGGATCTCGCCGAAGGGCTCAGTGCGGCGGTTGCCGAGAAGAAACCGTCCTGA
- a CDS encoding WXG100 family type VII secretion target: MSINYQFGDVDAHGALIRAQAASLEAEHQAIVHDVLAAGDFWGGAGSVACQEFVAQLGRNFAVIYEQANSHGQKVQSAGNNMANTDASVGSSWA; this comes from the coding sequence ATGTCGATTAACTACCAGTTCGGTGATGTGGATGCCCACGGTGCGTTGATTCGTGCCCAGGCGGCGTCGTTGGAGGCTGAGCACCAGGCGATCGTGCACGATGTGCTGGCTGCCGGTGACTTCTGGGGTGGTGCGGGTTCGGTGGCGTGCCAGGAGTTTGTGGCGCAGTTGGGCCGCAACTTCGCGGTGATCTACGAGCAGGCCAACTCTCACGGTCAGAAGGTGCAGTCGGCCGGCAACAACATGGCCAACACCGACGCCTCGGTGGGCTCCAGCTGGGCCTGA
- a CDS encoding PPE family protein, translating to MDFGAFPPEINSARIYTGPGSGPMMAAAAAWDKMAAELSAAEFAYQGVINGLVSEGWMGPASNAMAAAATPYMVWMGTTAAQVEQAAIQAKAAAAAFDAAYAMTVAPPLIVANRSQLAALVATNFLGQNAAAIAATEAHYGQMWAQDAAAMYGYAAASAAATKVTPFSAPHEVADPAGQAAQQGATSQAAGTAAASNAQSALSQAMTNTPQALQALATPVDAPTTGGEVISAGDLGNAMTNLMSSSFSPMGLAGITQAGADIAVIRGAALAAADPLGLGAVDPMDMLLPGMLGPGGLGALGAGLPNAGIGAASASMGHAAAVGGLSVPQSWAAAVPTTAAPGTSVAATGWTVAAHAPEPGAAGMPGVPLAGAGQGRNYGFAAPRYGFKPTVMARPVVAG from the coding sequence ATGGACTTCGGAGCGTTTCCGCCGGAAATCAACTCAGCACGTATCTACACCGGCCCCGGTTCGGGACCGATGATGGCCGCCGCGGCGGCATGGGACAAGATGGCCGCCGAGCTCAGCGCGGCCGAGTTCGCCTACCAGGGCGTCATCAACGGACTCGTCAGTGAAGGCTGGATGGGACCGGCCTCCAACGCGATGGCTGCCGCGGCCACGCCCTACATGGTGTGGATGGGCACTACCGCCGCCCAGGTAGAGCAGGCCGCTATCCAGGCCAAGGCGGCGGCCGCCGCGTTCGACGCGGCATACGCGATGACGGTGGCGCCGCCGCTGATCGTCGCCAACCGGTCCCAGCTCGCAGCGCTCGTCGCGACCAACTTCCTCGGTCAGAACGCTGCGGCGATCGCGGCCACCGAGGCGCACTACGGCCAGATGTGGGCTCAGGACGCCGCCGCGATGTACGGCTACGCGGCAGCGTCGGCGGCGGCCACCAAGGTCACGCCGTTCAGCGCGCCGCACGAGGTTGCCGACCCCGCGGGGCAGGCCGCACAGCAGGGTGCGACCTCCCAGGCCGCCGGCACAGCGGCTGCATCCAATGCCCAATCCGCCCTGTCGCAGGCGATGACGAACACACCGCAGGCGCTGCAAGCCCTCGCAACGCCGGTGGACGCGCCGACGACAGGCGGCGAAGTGATCAGTGCCGGGGATCTGGGCAACGCGATGACCAACCTGATGAGCAGCTCGTTCAGCCCGATGGGCCTGGCCGGAATCACGCAGGCCGGAGCGGACATCGCCGTCATCCGCGGTGCCGCCCTGGCTGCCGCCGACCCGCTGGGCCTGGGAGCAGTCGACCCGATGGACATGCTGCTTCCCGGGATGCTCGGACCCGGCGGCCTGGGGGCGCTGGGTGCCGGGCTGCCCAACGCCGGCATCGGTGCGGCCTCGGCGAGCATGGGCCACGCAGCAGCAGTGGGGGGACTGTCGGTGCCGCAGTCGTGGGCCGCCGCGGTTCCGACGACCGCGGCTCCGGGGACCTCGGTCGCGGCCACCGGTTGGACGGTCGCCGCGCATGCACCGGAGCCCGGCGCCGCCGGGATGCCCGGTGTGCCGCTGGCCGGCGCCGGTCAGGGCCGCAACTACGGTTTCGCCGCTCCACGGTACGGCTTCAAGCCCACGGTGATGGCTCGGCCGGTGGTCGCGGGCTAG
- a CDS encoding MgtC/SapB family protein, which yields MQTLSVAEFTLRLAVGLGCGALIGLERQWRARMAGLRTNALVAAGATLFVLYAVAVEPSSTRVASYVVSGVGFLGGGVILREGFNVRGLNTAATLWCSAAVGVLAAAGDLVFALIGTGAIVGTHLLLRPLGRLIDRDQHVEEDEPQSPYEVQVICRPKSEKYLRAQIVQHTASNDLILRGIHTVRAGEDNIALTASMLSDSRAPDRLERLVAELSLQPGVYAVQWHAEDQSSLSPD from the coding sequence ATGCAGACGCTGAGCGTCGCCGAGTTCACGTTGCGACTGGCTGTCGGGCTGGGCTGCGGTGCACTGATCGGGCTGGAGAGACAGTGGCGTGCGCGGATGGCGGGGCTGCGTACCAACGCGCTGGTCGCTGCCGGTGCGACGCTGTTTGTGCTGTACGCCGTCGCCGTGGAACCCAGCTCCACCCGCGTCGCGTCGTACGTGGTGTCCGGGGTCGGCTTCCTCGGCGGCGGGGTGATCCTGCGCGAGGGGTTCAACGTCCGCGGGCTCAATACCGCGGCGACCCTGTGGTGTTCGGCCGCCGTGGGTGTACTGGCCGCGGCGGGCGACCTGGTGTTCGCGCTGATCGGCACCGGTGCGATCGTCGGTACCCACTTGTTGTTGCGGCCGCTGGGACGGCTCATCGACCGTGATCAGCACGTGGAGGAGGACGAACCGCAGTCGCCGTATGAGGTGCAGGTGATCTGCCGGCCGAAGTCCGAGAAGTACCTGCGCGCCCAGATCGTGCAACACACCGCCAGCAACGACCTGATTCTGCGGGGGATTCACACCGTTCGTGCCGGCGAGGACAACATCGCGCTCACCGCGTCCATGCTGTCGGACAGCCGGGCGCCGGACCGGCTGGAGCGCCTGGTCGCCGAACTGTCCCTGCAGCCCGGTGTCTACGCGGTGCAGTGGCACGCCGAGGATCAGTCATCGTTGTCGCCGGACTGA